A window from Aerococcus sp. Group 1 encodes these proteins:
- a CDS encoding dicarboxylate/amino acid:cation symporter, giving the protein MARVLEKRKIGLVPRILLAIILGIIVGQLSLAPEWFFRLCVTFTGIFSSFLSFVIPFMIIGFVVQGIADLGQGAGKLLGITVLTSYLSTIVGGFLAYLIASQLFPFFISESLVERLTQTAPSLEPLFVIPIEPFFDVTGAIIFAFMMGLGIYWLRQHGRGQVLYEGFSDFGGIISQVLAKIVVPLLPIHIFCNISNLSYSGSVFAIISVFWKVFICVILLQLLYVGFLFILFGTYAGKNPWQLMKNQIPAYMTAIGTQSSAATIPVNLKSAAKNEVSQDIANFVVPLCATIHLTGSMITITANATALLLIYGMPHNLTTILAFILTLGVCMVAAPGTPGGAIMSALPFLPMIGIIDPGMQQIMISLHLTQDSFGTAANISGDNAIAVFIDKIYHNYINKSEKESSDLA; this is encoded by the coding sequence ATGGCAAGAGTACTTGAAAAAAGGAAAATTGGCCTCGTTCCCCGAATATTATTAGCAATTATTTTAGGAATTATTGTTGGACAGTTAAGTTTGGCACCGGAGTGGTTCTTTAGGCTCTGTGTCACCTTTACCGGTATTTTTTCTAGCTTCTTAAGCTTTGTGATTCCCTTTATGATTATTGGTTTCGTGGTCCAAGGGATTGCTGACCTGGGGCAAGGAGCGGGTAAGTTACTCGGGATTACGGTCTTGACCTCGTATTTATCGACTATCGTCGGCGGCTTTTTGGCCTATTTGATAGCTAGTCAGCTCTTTCCCTTTTTTATCAGTGAAAGCCTGGTCGAGCGCTTAACCCAAACGGCACCTAGTCTGGAACCGCTTTTTGTTATTCCTATTGAACCTTTCTTTGATGTGACGGGGGCGATTATATTTGCCTTTATGATGGGACTGGGAATCTACTGGCTCCGCCAACACGGTCGTGGCCAAGTGCTTTATGAAGGTTTTAGCGACTTTGGTGGGATTATCAGCCAGGTCCTGGCAAAAATTGTGGTGCCTCTCTTACCCATCCATATCTTCTGTAATATCAGTAACCTCTCCTATAGTGGCTCGGTCTTTGCCATTATTTCAGTCTTTTGGAAGGTCTTTATCTGTGTCATTCTCTTACAGCTTCTCTATGTGGGCTTCCTATTTATTCTTTTTGGGACCTACGCGGGCAAGAATCCCTGGCAGCTGATGAAGAACCAAATCCCGGCTTATATGACCGCTATTGGGACCCAATCCTCCGCCGCAACTATTCCTGTCAACTTGAAGTCAGCGGCTAAAAATGAAGTTTCCCAAGACATTGCGAACTTTGTCGTGCCTCTCTGTGCCACCATTCATTTGACTGGGTCTATGATTACCATTACGGCCAATGCCACGGCCCTCCTATTAATTTACGGTATGCCCCACAATCTTACTACTATTTTAGCCTTTATCTTGACGCTGGGGGTCTGCATGGTGGCTGCACCTGGGACTCCGGGAGGGGCCATAATGTCAGCCCTACCTTTCTTACCGATGATAGGGATAATTGACCCAGGCATGCAACAAATCATGATCTCCCTCCACTTGACCCAGGATTCCTTTGGGACGGCCGCCAATATTTCGGGAGACAACGCCATTGCTGTCTTTATTGACAAGATTTACCATAATTACATTAATAAAAGCGAGAAGGAAAGCTCAGACTTGGCTTAG
- the guaD gene encoding guanine deaminase: protein MTQYFQGDLFHTPVYGQLDYVPQALIAVDDNGKIDQVYRQEDPSYVEAVKQAQESTDFVRLEAGQYFLPGLVDLHIHAPQWPQAGIALDEPLNVWLDECTFPLEAKYADLDFARSVYTDLVQQLLARGTTTGLYFASAHLESSYELAKICAQAGQRGLVGKVVMDDPEANPDFYRDASTDQALKDTETFIQKVRDLGKDYKQGVYPVVTPRFVPSCTDEALAGLGALAQKYNAHVQSHCSEGQWEHDFVMERFHGKRDTEVLRDFGLLGPKSVMAHCNFLNEADGKIFQETGTGIGHCPYSNAYFANAVLPVKRLKAQGVNIGLGTDISGGFSSSLYENIRQAVVSSRILEDGVDTQVGPEARGVKDSRISLVEAFYLATKGGGESLDLPLGSIESGQACDLQLIDTKVANNILPDFGVFNDPREIFERIIYLVTPENIRKVWVQGALVVDKVTI, encoded by the coding sequence ATGACCCAGTATTTCCAAGGTGACCTCTTCCACACCCCTGTTTACGGCCAATTAGACTATGTCCCCCAAGCCCTGATCGCGGTGGATGATAACGGTAAGATCGACCAAGTTTACCGCCAAGAGGACCCTAGCTACGTTGAAGCCGTCAAGCAAGCCCAAGAGTCTACTGACTTTGTCCGCTTAGAAGCCGGCCAATACTTCCTGCCTGGCCTGGTGGACCTACATATTCACGCACCCCAATGGCCTCAAGCCGGGATTGCCTTAGATGAACCCCTCAATGTCTGGTTGGATGAGTGCACCTTCCCCTTAGAGGCCAAGTACGCCGATCTGGATTTCGCCCGTTCGGTCTATACTGACCTGGTCCAACAGTTACTGGCTCGCGGTACCACAACTGGGCTCTATTTTGCCTCCGCTCACCTAGAATCCTCCTATGAATTGGCCAAAATCTGTGCCCAAGCCGGCCAACGCGGTTTAGTGGGTAAGGTGGTTATGGATGATCCCGAAGCCAACCCGGACTTCTACCGGGACGCTTCCACTGACCAAGCTCTCAAAGACACCGAGACCTTTATCCAAAAAGTTCGCGACTTAGGAAAAGACTATAAGCAAGGGGTCTATCCGGTGGTTACCCCGCGCTTTGTCCCGAGCTGTACCGATGAGGCTCTAGCCGGTCTAGGCGCCTTAGCTCAAAAATACAATGCTCATGTCCAATCCCACTGCTCGGAAGGCCAATGGGAGCACGACTTTGTTATGGAACGCTTCCATGGCAAACGCGACACTGAGGTCTTACGCGACTTCGGTCTCTTAGGTCCTAAGTCAGTGATGGCTCACTGCAACTTCCTTAATGAAGCTGATGGGAAGATCTTCCAAGAAACTGGGACGGGGATCGGCCACTGTCCTTATTCCAATGCCTATTTCGCTAATGCAGTCCTCCCGGTTAAACGCTTGAAAGCTCAAGGCGTCAACATCGGCTTAGGGACAGACATTTCCGGCGGCTTCTCGTCTAGCCTCTATGAAAATATCCGCCAAGCCGTGGTCTCTTCACGAATCCTAGAAGACGGCGTCGATACCCAAGTTGGCCCTGAAGCACGTGGGGTCAAGGACAGCCGGATCTCCTTAGTGGAAGCCTTCTATCTGGCTACCAAGGGTGGCGGCGAGTCGCTCGACCTCCCACTAGGCAGTATCGAAAGTGGCCAAGCCTGTGACCTGCAACTAATCGACACTAAAGTCGCCAATAACATTCTCCCTGACTTTGGCGTCTTCAATGACCCTCGGGAAATCTTTGAGCGCATCATTTACCTAGTCACCCCAGAAAACATCCGTAAGGTCTGGGTCCAAGGCGCCTTAGTGGTGGATAAGGTAACGATTTAG
- a CDS encoding DUF3021 domain-containing protein gives MKNIVNAISQSVSLAIIIWAIMGAIYTQDWTYTAMLASVMFFGAVIGGSSAIYEYSSWPLLAKVSIHFTVSLLAFLLMNIINHWMPLEVPILVGAILQFALIFFAIWVCYYFYNRHKINQINQQLKKKKD, from the coding sequence ATGAAAAACATTGTCAACGCGATCTCCCAAAGTGTCTCCCTAGCTATCATTATCTGGGCCATTATGGGCGCTATTTACACCCAAGATTGGACCTATACCGCCATGCTGGCCTCAGTTATGTTCTTCGGCGCAGTGATCGGGGGCAGCTCAGCCATCTATGAATACAGCTCTTGGCCCCTCTTAGCCAAGGTCTCCATACATTTCACCGTTTCTCTCTTAGCCTTTCTCCTGATGAATATCATCAACCACTGGATGCCCTTAGAAGTACCTATTCTAGTAGGAGCAATTCTTCAATTTGCCCTGATCTTCTTTGCTATTTGGGTCTGCTACTACTTCTATAACCGTCATAAAATCAATCAAATTAACCAACAACTGAAAAAGAAAAAGGACTAG
- the serS gene encoding serine--tRNA ligase: MIDVRLLRDNFDQVAEALKGRGVEKETLEHLRDLDQKRRQVIVEAENLKKERNIASDAIGQLKRNKENADDKIQEMKALGTKIKALDSDLDQLDQEEHDILARIPNLPAEGVPVGADEDENVEIHRHGETPEFNFELKAHWDLAEDLDILDWDAGAKVSGSRFVYYKGLGARLERALYNFMLDQHQKEGYMEMITPFLVNDQAMYGTGQFPKFTEDVYQITNEGQDLTLIPTAEVPLTNYFAKEILKEEDLPIRVTALSPCFRSEAGSAGRDTRGLIRMHQFQKVEMVKVATPDQSFDELEAMTKNAENILDLLGLPYRRIILCTGDMGFSAAKTYDIEVWMPAQNTYREISSCSNCVDFQARRAQVRYRDIDGKTQLAHTLNGSGLAVGRTVAAVLENGQNADGSITIPEVLVPYMGGVDKITKENARGLN; encoded by the coding sequence ATGATTGATGTACGTTTATTACGGGATAATTTTGATCAAGTGGCTGAGGCTTTGAAGGGCCGGGGGGTTGAGAAAGAAACCCTAGAACACTTACGCGACCTGGACCAAAAACGCCGCCAAGTGATTGTCGAAGCGGAAAACTTGAAAAAGGAACGGAATATCGCTTCTGACGCTATTGGTCAACTCAAGCGCAATAAGGAAAATGCCGACGACAAGATCCAAGAAATGAAGGCCTTAGGGACCAAGATCAAGGCCTTGGACAGCGACTTAGACCAACTTGACCAAGAAGAGCATGATATCCTGGCGCGGATTCCTAACCTACCAGCTGAAGGCGTACCGGTCGGTGCAGATGAAGATGAAAATGTGGAAATCCACCGTCACGGGGAAACCCCTGAATTCAACTTTGAACTCAAAGCCCACTGGGACTTAGCCGAAGATTTAGATATCCTTGATTGGGATGCAGGGGCTAAGGTGTCAGGTTCTCGTTTTGTCTACTATAAGGGTCTGGGGGCACGTTTGGAACGGGCTTTGTATAACTTCATGTTGGACCAACACCAAAAAGAAGGCTACATGGAAATGATTACGCCTTTCTTAGTCAACGACCAAGCCATGTATGGGACTGGACAATTCCCTAAATTCACCGAAGACGTTTACCAAATCACCAATGAAGGGCAAGACCTGACCTTGATTCCTACTGCAGAAGTGCCGTTAACGAACTACTTTGCTAAGGAAATCTTGAAGGAAGAAGACCTGCCTATCCGGGTAACGGCTCTCTCACCTTGTTTCCGTTCTGAAGCCGGTTCAGCGGGACGGGACACCCGGGGTTTGATCCGGATGCACCAATTCCAAAAGGTAGAAATGGTTAAAGTAGCGACTCCAGACCAATCCTTCGATGAACTGGAAGCCATGACTAAAAACGCAGAAAATATTCTCGACTTACTCGGTTTACCTTACCGTCGCATTATCCTCTGTACCGGGGATATGGGCTTCTCAGCAGCCAAGACCTATGATATCGAAGTTTGGATGCCCGCCCAAAATACCTACCGGGAAATTTCTTCCTGCTCTAACTGTGTGGACTTCCAAGCACGCCGGGCCCAAGTCCGCTACCGGGACATTGATGGCAAGACCCAACTGGCCCATACTTTAAACGGGTCTGGTTTAGCAGTGGGTCGGACAGTCGCTGCCGTCTTAGAAAACGGACAAAACGCGGACGGTTCCATTACCATCCCTGAAGTGCTGGTGCCTTACATGGGTGGGGTAGATAAAATTACCAAGGAAAACGCCCGGGGCTTAAATTAA
- a CDS encoding LytTR family DNA-binding domain-containing protein, with protein sequence MDDSKIKIQEVIDPQLKENYIAIHAQSEPQAQILAQQISPCLNQSQEDIALKVDDQYFIVRTKEIIYLEVNQGVVTITTSKGNYQTRQSLSSLADKLNSQDFIRISKYALVRIQAIERLELAFSGNMYAYLSTGQQVNVSRRFVSQLKNRLGI encoded by the coding sequence ATGGATGACAGTAAGATCAAAATTCAAGAAGTCATTGATCCCCAACTGAAAGAAAACTATATCGCTATCCACGCCCAAAGCGAGCCCCAAGCTCAAATCCTCGCCCAGCAAATTAGTCCCTGCTTGAACCAGAGTCAGGAAGATATCGCCCTTAAAGTCGACGACCAGTATTTTATCGTCCGCACCAAGGAAATTATTTACCTGGAAGTTAACCAGGGAGTTGTGACCATCACTACTAGTAAGGGCAACTATCAGACCCGGCAAAGTCTCTCATCTTTAGCTGACAAGTTAAACAGCCAGGACTTCATTCGTATTTCTAAGTACGCCTTGGTCCGTATCCAAGCCATCGAGCGCTTGGAGCTGGCCTTTTCTGGGAATATGTATGCCTACCTCTCTACCGGTCAACAGGTCAATGTCTCCCGCCGTTTCGTCAGTCAGCTCAAGAACCGCTTAGGTATTTGA